The Geothermobacter ehrlichii genome has a segment encoding these proteins:
- the lspA gene encoding signal peptidase II, whose protein sequence is MMPPLRYRILAVIGALVVGLDQWSKQVIVGSFDLYQSLTVVENFFHITYVRNRGAAFGMLADSPLRVPFFIGVTLVACGIIVGYLHRLADDRKLAATALALIFGGAIGNLIDRVSLGEVIDFIDVHWYQHHWPAFNIADSAICVGVGLLLLDMWRHDRKGARETKEEGS, encoded by the coding sequence CTGATGCCCCCCCTGCGCTACCGCATCCTGGCCGTCATCGGCGCGCTCGTGGTCGGGCTCGACCAGTGGAGCAAACAGGTCATCGTCGGCAGTTTCGACCTCTACCAGTCACTGACGGTGGTGGAAAACTTCTTCCACATCACCTATGTCCGCAACCGGGGAGCCGCCTTCGGCATGCTGGCCGACAGCCCGCTCAGGGTGCCATTTTTCATCGGCGTCACCCTGGTCGCCTGCGGCATCATCGTCGGCTACCTGCACCGGCTGGCGGACGACCGGAAACTGGCGGCGACGGCCCTGGCCCTCATCTTCGGCGGCGCCATCGGCAACCTGATCGACCGTGTCAGCCTCGGCGAGGTGATCGATTTCATCGACGTACACTGGTACCAGCACCACTGGCCGGCCTTCAATATCGCCGACTCGGCCATCTGCGTCGGGGTCGGCCTGCTGCTGCTCGACATGTGGCGGCACGACCGGAAGGGCGCCCGAGAGACCAAGGAGGAAGGATCATGA
- a CDS encoding HsdM family class I SAM-dependent methyltransferase, giving the protein MNLQNQANFIWSVADLLRGDFKRSDFGRIILPFTLLRRLECVLEPTREAVLKRYDELKESGLDLDAILPKVAGQRFYNVSRYTLANVGETETRANLEDYIARFSSNARACFDYFNFTTWLDRLAEANLLYLVVQRFAGIDLHPDVVSNHEMGLIFEELIRRFAESANDTAGEYFTPRDVVRLATTLVFAPDHEVLTGEGVIRTIYDPCCGTGGFLASGIEQVHEWNDKARIVPYGQELNPESYAIAMADMLVKGYDPKNIKFGNTLSDDQLPLERFNYCLANPPFGVDWKKVQKAVTDEHQIKGFDGRFGPGLPRVSDGSLLFLMHLISKRRFEDGGTRIGIVLNGSPLFTGGAGSGESEIRRWILENDWLEAIVALPTDLFYNTGIATYIWILSNHKDPRRKGKVQLINATELWTPMRKSLGSKRRYISDEQIAIIARQFADFEESETSKIFNTTDFGYRRITVERPLQLAFHPRDELRLEALQADKVWGKLDEERQQALLNALEQLEEKYLSRDQFFKAVTAALGGKLAAPEKKLLQKHLGEHDPEAEYCKAKGAFEPNPDLRDYENVPLSESVADYFAREVVPHVPDAWIDESKRDPKDGAVGIVGYEINFNRYFYKYVPPRPLEEIDAELRQVEREIQDLLREVTE; this is encoded by the coding sequence ATGAATCTGCAGAACCAGGCCAACTTCATCTGGTCGGTCGCCGACCTGCTGCGCGGCGACTTCAAGCGCTCCGACTTCGGGCGCATCATCCTGCCGTTCACCCTGCTGCGACGCCTGGAATGTGTGCTCGAGCCGACCCGCGAAGCGGTGCTGAAACGCTACGACGAACTGAAGGAGAGCGGTCTCGACCTCGATGCCATCCTGCCGAAAGTCGCAGGGCAAAGATTCTATAATGTCTCCCGCTACACCCTGGCCAATGTCGGCGAAACCGAAACCCGGGCCAATCTCGAAGACTACATCGCCAGGTTCAGCAGCAACGCCCGCGCCTGTTTCGACTATTTCAATTTCACCACCTGGCTCGACCGACTGGCCGAAGCCAACCTGCTCTACCTGGTGGTGCAGCGCTTCGCCGGTATCGACCTGCACCCCGACGTGGTGTCGAACCACGAAATGGGGCTGATTTTCGAGGAACTGATCCGGCGTTTCGCCGAAAGCGCAAACGATACCGCCGGAGAATACTTCACCCCGCGCGATGTCGTGCGCCTGGCGACCACCCTGGTCTTCGCCCCCGACCACGAGGTTCTGACCGGTGAAGGCGTCATCCGCACCATCTACGACCCCTGCTGCGGCACCGGCGGCTTTCTCGCCTCCGGCATCGAGCAGGTACACGAATGGAACGACAAGGCGCGCATCGTCCCCTACGGCCAGGAACTCAACCCCGAGTCCTACGCCATCGCCATGGCCGACATGCTGGTCAAGGGCTACGACCCGAAAAACATCAAGTTCGGCAACACCCTCAGCGACGACCAGCTGCCGCTGGAGCGCTTCAACTACTGCCTCGCCAATCCTCCCTTCGGCGTCGACTGGAAGAAGGTACAGAAAGCGGTCACCGACGAGCACCAGATCAAGGGCTTTGATGGCCGCTTCGGCCCTGGTCTGCCGCGGGTTTCCGACGGCTCGCTGCTCTTTCTGATGCATCTGATCTCCAAGCGCCGCTTTGAGGACGGCGGCACCCGCATCGGCATCGTCCTCAACGGCTCGCCGCTGTTCACCGGCGGCGCCGGCTCCGGCGAATCGGAAATCCGCCGCTGGATACTCGAAAACGACTGGCTGGAGGCGATCGTCGCCCTGCCGACCGACCTGTTCTACAACACCGGCATCGCCACCTACATCTGGATTCTCTCCAACCACAAGGACCCCCGCCGCAAGGGCAAGGTGCAGCTCATCAACGCCACCGAACTCTGGACGCCGATGCGCAAGAGTCTCGGCAGCAAGCGGCGCTACATCAGCGACGAGCAGATCGCAATCATCGCCCGGCAGTTTGCAGATTTCGAAGAGAGCGAGACCAGCAAGATTTTCAACACCACCGACTTCGGCTACCGGCGCATCACCGTCGAGCGCCCCCTGCAGCTTGCCTTCCATCCGCGCGACGAGCTGCGGCTCGAGGCCCTACAGGCTGACAAGGTCTGGGGGAAGCTGGACGAAGAGCGCCAGCAGGCACTGCTGAATGCGCTGGAACAACTCGAAGAGAAATACCTCTCACGCGACCAGTTCTTCAAGGCGGTAACGGCCGCCCTGGGCGGCAAACTTGCCGCGCCGGAGAAGAAGCTGCTACAGAAACACCTCGGCGAACACGACCCCGAAGCCGAATATTGCAAGGCCAAGGGAGCCTTCGAGCCGAATCCCGATCTGCGCGACTACGAGAATGTGCCGCTGTCGGAATCGGTGGCAGACTACTTTGCCCGTGAAGTCGTCCCCCACGTGCCGGACGCCTGGATCGACGAAAGCAAGCGCGACCCGAAGGACGGCGCGGTCGGCATCGTCGGTTACGAGATCAACTTCAACCGCTATTTCTACAAGTACGTGCCGCCGCGTCCGCTGGAGGAGATCGACGCCGAGCTGCGGCAGGTGGAGCGGGAGATTCAGGATCTGCTGCGGGAGGTAACGGAGTGA
- a CDS encoding Abi family protein — protein sequence MNQFNKAPLTIDEQLELWQSRGLNVPDPERARRYLSVISYYRLSAYSRPFQSADHRFKPGVTFDDVLGLYVFDRKLRLFILDAIERIEVAFRARMTQVLGENYGAHAYTLPAIFGNKYGHDWLLDNVREKCNGRNAEPFLQHYRQKYRDPELPPVWMVMEVLTFKEVSYLFAHLRHKKDKQAVADFWGLPVPIAESWFRALSDLRNVCAHHARTWNREFGSRPRIPRKPPANWPNLSPLPRTGIDPTKRLYHLLVVIEYMLRRINPGSSWHQRLFELMEQHPHVSREHMGMPENWYKEKFWNL from the coding sequence ATGAATCAGTTCAACAAAGCCCCTCTTACCATTGACGAGCAGCTTGAGCTCTGGCAGTCACGCGGGCTGAATGTCCCTGACCCGGAACGCGCTCGACGCTATCTCTCCGTCATCAGCTACTACCGCCTGAGTGCCTACAGCCGACCGTTTCAAAGTGCTGACCATCGCTTCAAGCCGGGTGTGACCTTTGACGATGTCCTTGGTCTCTACGTTTTCGACCGCAAACTGAGACTCTTCATCCTCGACGCCATCGAACGTATCGAGGTTGCCTTTCGTGCCCGCATGACCCAGGTGCTTGGCGAGAACTATGGAGCCCATGCCTACACTCTTCCAGCAATATTCGGCAACAAATATGGCCATGACTGGCTGCTGGACAATGTGCGCGAAAAGTGTAATGGCCGCAACGCCGAGCCCTTTCTGCAGCATTATCGACAGAAATACCGTGACCCGGAACTGCCGCCCGTGTGGATGGTCATGGAGGTTCTGACCTTCAAGGAGGTCTCCTATCTCTTTGCCCATTTGCGCCATAAAAAGGACAAACAAGCGGTCGCAGACTTCTGGGGATTACCTGTTCCGATTGCCGAATCCTGGTTTCGGGCGCTGTCCGACCTGAGAAACGTCTGCGCCCATCACGCCCGCACCTGGAACCGGGAGTTCGGAAGTCGACCGCGGATACCCAGAAAACCACCGGCGAACTGGCCGAACCTTTCCCCCTTGCCGAGAACAGGCATCGACCCGACGAAACGCCTCTACCATCTGCTCGTGGTCATTGAGTACATGCTGCGCCGAATCAATCCCGGCTCCAGCTGGCATCAGAGATTGTTTGAACTGATGGAGCAACACCCACATGTCAGTCGTGAACACATGGGCATGCCGGAGAATTGGTACAAAGAGAAATTCTGGAATCTGTAA
- a CDS encoding nucleotidyltransferase domain-containing protein yields the protein MGTKKTRTTSLGDALFTKTQRQVLGLLFGHPDRSYYAKEIVRLAGMGVGSVHRELEKLAAAGLLTVRQVGNQKHYQANERSPIFEELKGIVRKTFGLADVLRAALARCGDRIVLAFIYGSVAKSTDHAGSDIDLLIVSDDLAYSEVMTILADAETRLGRTVNPTIYSLEEFRSKMAADDSFVARVVRQPKIFLIGSEDDVTAA from the coding sequence ATGGGAACGAAGAAGACGAGAACAACCAGTCTGGGCGATGCCCTGTTTACCAAGACCCAGCGCCAGGTTCTGGGGTTGCTGTTTGGCCACCCGGATCGGAGCTATTACGCCAAGGAAATTGTCAGACTGGCAGGGATGGGGGTTGGCAGTGTACACCGCGAACTTGAGAAACTCGCGGCCGCGGGCCTGCTGACCGTCAGGCAGGTCGGCAATCAGAAACATTACCAGGCCAACGAGAGATCACCGATCTTCGAAGAACTGAAGGGAATCGTGCGGAAGACGTTCGGTCTGGCGGACGTCCTGCGAGCGGCCCTGGCCCGTTGCGGGGACAGGATTGTTCTGGCCTTCATCTACGGGTCGGTTGCCAAAAGCACGGATCACGCCGGCAGCGATATCGACCTGCTGATCGTATCCGACGATTTGGCTTATTCCGAAGTGATGACCATTTTGGCTGATGCTGAAACCAGGTTGGGGCGAACGGTCAATCCGACCATCTACAGCCTCGAAGAGTTTCGGAGCAAAATGGCGGCTGACGACAGCTTTGTTGCCCGTGTTGTCCGGCAACCCAAAATCTTTTTGATCGGGTCGGAAGATGACGTTACCGCAGCTTGA
- a CDS encoding restriction endonuclease subunit S yields MTLPQLDKLVAIGQLKDGDKKRGGGVRRYKPYPKYKDSGVEWLGEVPEHWDIKPLLAVSVERKVKNTGNIENNVLSLSYGKIIRRSVDTDFGLLPASFETYQIIEPGDIILRLTDLQNDQRSLRTGCAKERGIITSAYLCLRPSNSVDSRYLHYLLHAYDIQKIFYSMGGGVRQSMGFGDLRRLPVTIPVSDEQQAIAAFLDRETARIDALIEKKQRLIELLKEKRQAIITQAVTKGLDPNVPMKDSGVEWLGEVPAHWEVLPLKRLVSKIVSGTSVNAIDKPAENGELAVLKTSSVYSGNFEANENKTVVEEDLHRVSCPVVKNTLIVSRMNTPSLVGAAGYVSDDYPNIYLPDRLWMVFFDISVVPQFVHYWTMTSIYRTQVEMVCAGTSSSMQNISQGDFLGFYLAIPPKAEQGKIVERLTKQCTQICKLITTLEFSVNLLKERRAALITAAVTGQIDVRGE; encoded by the coding sequence ATGACGTTACCGCAGCTTGACAAGCTTGTTGCCATCGGGCAATTGAAGGATGGGGACAAAAAAAGAGGTGGCGGTGTGAGGCGTTACAAGCCGTATCCGAAATATAAAGATTCAGGGGTGGAGTGGCTGGGTGAAGTGCCTGAACATTGGGATATTAAACCACTTCTTGCTGTTTCTGTTGAGCGCAAAGTCAAGAATACAGGCAACATCGAAAATAATGTTCTCTCGCTCAGTTACGGGAAAATTATTAGGCGATCTGTTGACACGGATTTCGGCTTATTGCCAGCCTCGTTTGAAACCTACCAGATAATCGAGCCTGGAGATATAATCCTTCGTCTGACTGACCTACAGAACGACCAGCGAAGCTTGAGGACCGGGTGTGCAAAAGAGCGGGGCATAATCACATCTGCTTATCTTTGTTTGCGCCCTAGCAATTCGGTCGACTCTCGCTATCTGCATTATTTGCTACACGCCTACGATATCCAGAAGATTTTTTACAGCATGGGCGGTGGTGTTCGTCAGTCTATGGGGTTCGGCGACCTGCGGCGGTTGCCTGTGACAATTCCCGTCTCTGACGAACAACAAGCCATCGCCGCCTTTCTCGACCGCGAAACCGCGCGCATTGACGCGCTGATTGAGAAAAAGCAGCGCCTGATTGAGCTGCTGAAAGAAAAGCGCCAGGCCATCATCACCCAGGCCGTGACCAAGGGGCTTGACCCGAATGTGCCGATGAAGGATTCCGGGGTCGAGTGGTTGGGGGAGGTGCCGGCGCATTGGGAGGTTTTGCCACTTAAACGCTTAGTATCAAAAATAGTGTCAGGGACAAGCGTGAATGCTATAGATAAACCAGCCGAGAATGGAGAGTTGGCTGTTTTAAAAACCAGTTCTGTTTACTCTGGTAATTTTGAAGCAAACGAAAACAAAACGGTCGTTGAAGAAGATCTACACCGAGTAAGTTGCCCCGTCGTAAAAAATACCCTCATCGTCAGTAGAATGAACACCCCAAGCCTTGTTGGAGCGGCGGGTTATGTGAGCGACGACTACCCCAACATTTATCTTCCCGACCGTTTATGGATGGTTTTTTTTGATATATCAGTTGTTCCTCAATTTGTCCATTACTGGACAATGACATCAATTTACCGAACGCAAGTGGAGATGGTTTGTGCCGGCACAAGCTCTAGTATGCAAAACATCTCCCAAGGTGATTTTTTGGGATTCTATTTAGCCATACCTCCAAAAGCTGAACAGGGAAAAATCGTCGAGAGACTGACAAAACAATGCACACAAATCTGTAAATTGATTACAACTCTTGAATTTAGTGTCAATCTTCTCAAAGAACGCCGCGCCGCGCTCATCACGGCTGCTGTCACCGGCCAGATCGACGTCAGGGGGGAATAA
- a CDS encoding type I restriction endonuclease subunit R, which produces MSLSASPHHEVHFEDHIVEQLAAQGWLVGDAGNYDRVRALYPEDVIGYLKDSQPEAWAKLEKLNGTTTEKIVLDRLVKALEKDGTLEVIRRGVNLVGAGRVILCQSLPEDDRNEQVIQRYQANRLRVVRQLKYAPDREWSIDLVFFINGIPVATAELKSDFTQSVEDAIRQYRTDRKPKDRQSGLSFPLLTFKRGALVHFAVSTSEIYMTTRLAGAKTIFLPFNRGNDGAAGNPPAQDGTYAVSYLWEQILQPDNWLRIFHRFMLLERKEKQHADGRPYIAETMVFPRFHQWEAVTALIDTVREEGPGQRYLVQHSAGSGKTNSISWTCHELIRLRRPDGGKYFDSVIVITDRTVLDAQLQEAIRQIDHQMGVVRAIDREASPLPKSRQLAEALQQRTPIIVVTLQTFPYAMEAILSETSLKDRNFALVIDEAHSSQTGSSASKLRATLALDKDEDLASMTSDEILLRLQEVKKFPPNVSYFAFTATPKHSTLTLFGRPADPGKPLSKENPPRPFHIYSMQQAIEEGFILDVLRNYVSYRVAFRLGQAFKEDKRVDAKQARRNLARWLSLHPTNVAQKVELIVEHFRSTVAHLLNGQAKAMVVTGSRASAVKYKLAFDRYVKEKGYQGIRALVAFSGKVPGGQVDATLAGEEFDENNMNPGVRGQDLRRAFDTDQYQVMLVANKFQTGFDQPKLVAMYVDKKISGVDAVQTLSRLNRIYPGKDRTYVIDFANDPQEILAAFRLFYKEARIEDVQDPHIVYDIKETLDKALIYTPEEVERFGAEITRPEPRQAQLMAITDPATQRFNGRLKELNEQIEQHEREFQRCHAAGDEAAAAEADLKRGEATKKRDALLKFKENLGKFVRMYEYIAQLVEFGDPELEAFAGYARLLRNRLKSINPEEIDLKGLQLTHYAVLNDGKLDGIAAEKQEDWGVLRPVTGLGSGEPRDRERTFLSELIEKLNELFGEGITDKDKVMFAVHISEKLRENETVMAQVQNNSREQALKADLPEAATDAIVEALASHKSIAERLLSDAGAQDLFYGLLYDILKKTDAAKLLQENLKTETA; this is translated from the coding sequence ATGAGTCTGTCCGCCAGCCCGCACCACGAGGTTCACTTCGAAGACCACATCGTCGAGCAACTCGCCGCGCAGGGCTGGCTTGTCGGTGATGCCGGCAATTACGACCGTGTGCGGGCGCTCTATCCCGAAGATGTCATCGGCTATTTGAAAGACTCGCAGCCCGAAGCCTGGGCCAAACTGGAAAAGCTCAACGGCACCACCACCGAAAAAATCGTCCTCGACCGGCTGGTGAAGGCGCTGGAGAAGGACGGCACCCTCGAAGTCATCCGCCGGGGCGTCAACCTGGTCGGCGCCGGGCGGGTCATCCTCTGCCAGTCGCTGCCGGAGGACGATCGCAACGAGCAGGTCATCCAGCGCTACCAGGCCAACCGGCTGCGGGTGGTGCGCCAGCTCAAATACGCCCCCGACCGCGAGTGGTCGATTGATCTGGTCTTTTTCATCAACGGCATCCCGGTGGCCACGGCGGAACTGAAATCGGACTTCACCCAGTCGGTCGAGGACGCCATCCGCCAGTACCGCACCGACCGCAAACCGAAGGACCGGCAGAGCGGCCTGAGCTTCCCGCTTCTCACCTTCAAGCGCGGGGCGCTGGTGCACTTTGCCGTTTCGACCTCGGAAATCTACATGACCACCCGCCTGGCCGGGGCGAAAACGATCTTTCTCCCCTTCAACCGGGGCAACGACGGCGCGGCAGGCAACCCGCCGGCGCAGGACGGCACTTATGCGGTCAGCTACCTGTGGGAGCAGATTCTCCAGCCCGACAACTGGCTGCGCATCTTTCACCGCTTCATGCTGCTGGAGAGAAAGGAGAAGCAGCACGCCGACGGCCGGCCGTACATCGCCGAAACGATGGTCTTCCCCCGCTTCCACCAGTGGGAGGCGGTCACCGCGCTGATCGACACCGTGCGCGAAGAAGGTCCGGGACAGCGTTACCTGGTGCAGCACAGCGCCGGTTCCGGCAAGACCAACTCCATCTCCTGGACCTGCCACGAGCTGATTCGCCTGCGCCGGCCCGACGGCGGCAAGTATTTCGATTCGGTCATCGTCATCACCGACCGCACGGTGCTCGACGCCCAGTTGCAAGAGGCCATCCGGCAGATTGACCACCAGATGGGGGTGGTGCGGGCCATCGACCGCGAGGCGAGCCCGCTGCCGAAAAGCCGGCAGCTTGCCGAGGCACTGCAGCAGCGCACGCCGATCATCGTGGTGACCCTGCAGACCTTTCCCTACGCGATGGAGGCGATTCTCTCGGAAACCTCGCTCAAGGACCGGAACTTCGCCCTTGTGATCGACGAGGCGCACAGCTCGCAGACCGGCTCATCGGCCAGCAAACTGCGGGCGACGCTGGCGCTCGACAAGGACGAAGACCTGGCCAGCATGACCTCGGACGAAATCCTGCTGCGTCTGCAGGAGGTGAAAAAGTTTCCGCCCAATGTCTCCTACTTTGCCTTCACCGCGACGCCGAAACATTCGACCCTGACCCTGTTCGGCCGCCCGGCCGATCCGGGCAAGCCCCTGTCGAAGGAGAACCCGCCGCGTCCCTTCCACATCTACAGCATGCAGCAGGCAATCGAGGAAGGCTTCATTCTCGATGTGCTGCGCAATTACGTCTCCTACCGGGTGGCCTTCCGCCTGGGGCAGGCTTTCAAGGAAGACAAGCGGGTCGACGCCAAACAGGCGCGACGCAACCTGGCCAGGTGGCTGTCGCTGCATCCGACCAACGTGGCCCAGAAGGTGGAGCTGATCGTCGAGCATTTCCGCTCGACGGTGGCGCATCTGCTCAACGGTCAGGCCAAGGCGATGGTGGTGACCGGCTCGCGCGCTTCGGCGGTGAAGTACAAGCTGGCCTTCGACCGCTACGTCAAAGAGAAGGGCTACCAGGGCATCAGGGCGCTGGTCGCCTTTTCGGGCAAGGTCCCCGGCGGTCAGGTCGACGCGACGCTGGCGGGCGAGGAATTCGACGAGAACAACATGAATCCTGGTGTCAGGGGGCAGGATCTGCGCCGCGCCTTCGACACCGACCAGTATCAGGTGATGCTGGTCGCCAACAAGTTCCAGACCGGCTTCGACCAGCCGAAACTGGTGGCGATGTACGTCGACAAGAAGATCTCCGGGGTCGACGCGGTGCAGACCCTGAGCCGCCTCAACCGGATTTACCCGGGCAAGGACCGCACCTACGTGATCGACTTCGCCAACGATCCGCAGGAGATTCTCGCCGCCTTCCGGCTGTTCTACAAGGAGGCCCGCATCGAGGATGTCCAGGACCCGCACATCGTCTACGACATCAAGGAAACCCTCGACAAGGCGCTGATCTACACCCCGGAAGAGGTGGAGCGCTTCGGCGCGGAAATCACCCGGCCGGAGCCGCGCCAGGCCCAGTTGATGGCGATCACCGACCCGGCGACCCAGCGGTTCAACGGCCGGCTGAAGGAGCTGAACGAACAAATCGAGCAGCACGAGCGCGAATTCCAGCGCTGCCACGCGGCGGGTGACGAGGCCGCCGCCGCGGAAGCCGATCTCAAGCGCGGCGAGGCAACCAAAAAGCGAGATGCCCTGCTGAAGTTCAAGGAAAACCTGGGCAAGTTCGTGCGCATGTACGAATATATCGCCCAGCTGGTCGAGTTCGGCGATCCGGAACTGGAGGCCTTTGCCGGTTACGCCCGGCTGCTGCGCAACCGCCTGAAGAGCATCAATCCCGAGGAGATCGACCTGAAAGGGCTGCAGCTGACCCACTATGCCGTCCTGAACGACGGCAAGCTGGACGGGATCGCGGCGGAAAAGCAGGAGGACTGGGGCGTCCTGCGCCCGGTCACCGGGCTGGGCTCGGGTGAGCCGCGCGACCGGGAGCGGACCTTTCTTTCGGAGCTGATCGAAAAACTGAACGAACTGTTCGGTGAGGGAATCACCGACAAGGACAAGGTGATGTTCGCGGTGCACATCAGTGAAAAGCTGCGCGAGAACGAGACCGTCATGGCCCAGGTGCAGAACAATTCCCGCGAGCAGGCCCTGAAGGCCGACCTGCCCGAAGCCGCCACAGATGCCATCGTCGAAGCGCTGGCGTCCCACAAGTCAATTGCCGAGCGGTTACTCTCCGATGCTGGAGCACAAGACCTGTTCTATGGGTTGTTGTATGACATTCTAAAAAAGACAGATGCGGCCAAACTGCTACAGGAAAACCTGAAAACGGAAACCGCCTAA
- a CDS encoding ATP-binding protein yields MKIAVTGKGGVGKTTISGMLARLLAAEGHRVLAIDADPDANLASALGISEAEFRKITPIAKMKEEAEKRTEASGSGSYFILNPKVDDLPEKYCLEHAGVRLLSMGTVEQGGTGCVCPEHTLVRRLMKHLLIERDDVVIMDMEAGIEHLGRGTAESVDALIIVVEPGRRSVQTAEQIKRLAGDIGIKNTFVVGSKIRDEADGRFITGALQDIELLGLVSLSDVVREADLKGVSPFDIGGDVVDEIRSIKDTLFAKVAGAS; encoded by the coding sequence ATGAAAATAGCGGTTACCGGCAAAGGCGGGGTCGGCAAGACGACCATCTCGGGGATGCTGGCGCGGCTTCTGGCCGCAGAAGGGCATCGCGTTCTGGCCATCGATGCCGATCCGGATGCCAACCTCGCCTCGGCCCTGGGCATCTCCGAGGCGGAATTCAGAAAGATAACCCCGATTGCGAAAATGAAGGAGGAGGCCGAAAAGCGCACCGAGGCAAGCGGCAGCGGTTCCTACTTCATCCTCAATCCCAAGGTGGACGATCTGCCGGAAAAGTACTGCCTGGAGCACGCAGGGGTGAGGCTGCTGTCGATGGGGACGGTTGAGCAGGGCGGTACGGGCTGTGTCTGTCCGGAGCATACGCTGGTCAGGAGGCTGATGAAGCACCTGCTGATCGAGAGAGACGACGTGGTGATTATGGACATGGAAGCCGGCATCGAGCATCTGGGCCGGGGGACCGCAGAGTCGGTGGATGCCCTGATCATCGTCGTCGAGCCTGGCCGCAGAAGTGTTCAGACCGCCGAGCAGATAAAGAGACTGGCCGGCGATATAGGCATCAAGAATACCTTCGTCGTCGGCAGTAAAATACGGGACGAGGCCGATGGCCGCTTTATCACCGGCGCCTTACAGGATATCGAACTGTTGGGCCTGGTCTCTCTGAGCGATGTAGTCAGGGAAGCGGACCTCAAGGGGGTTTCACCTTTCGATATCGGGGGCGATGTGGTCGACGAAATCCGTTCCATCAAGGATACGTTGTTTGCAAAGGTAGCCGGAGCCAGCTAG